The Solibacillus sp. FSL W7-1464 genome contains a region encoding:
- a CDS encoding four-helix bundle copper-binding protein — translation MAHEKYQSVIDSLHECMIACNHCYDACLKEEDIKMMAECIRLDRECADICAYFEQAIGRGTPFISQFAELCATICEACGNECKKHNHEHCQKCAESCFKCAEACRKLIA, via the coding sequence ATGGCACATGAAAAATACCAGTCTGTAATTGATTCACTTCATGAATGTATGATTGCGTGTAACCATTGTTATGATGCTTGCTTAAAAGAGGAAGATATTAAAATGATGGCAGAATGTATCCGCCTTGATAGGGAGTGTGCAGATATTTGCGCTTACTTCGAACAAGCGATAGGAAGAGGTACGCCGTTTATTTCACAGTTTGCAGAATTGTGTGCAACAATTTGTGAAGCATGTGGTAATGAATGCAAAAAACATAATCACGAACATTGCCAGAAGTGCGCTGAGTCTTGTTTTAAATGTGCAGAAGCTTGTAGAAAACTCATTGCTTAA
- a CDS encoding nitrite reductase has product MEDSGKKIKIAINGGIGFGAKLNSKQLITILQYMNADEELELTTFQQLYIEIPEDLIEEIIEEFQNVGLACYPVGNFVKSLRICNFCKGEEEEGMPIAKELNRRIAGKPVPFTLKVAYTGCPIGCGEPMLSDIGVMKIRDHYNLYVGGKAKGKDAEVGSLMLENLTPEELYNTVEKIIIEYSELGKKREAFHKFLKRMGGSDFLNRYKKV; this is encoded by the coding sequence ATGGAAGATAGCGGTAAAAAAATTAAGATTGCCATTAATGGAGGAATTGGATTTGGAGCAAAACTCAACTCAAAACAACTTATTACCATATTACAATATATGAATGCAGACGAAGAACTTGAGTTAACTACATTTCAACAACTCTATATAGAAATACCGGAAGATTTGATAGAAGAAATTATAGAAGAATTTCAGAATGTAGGATTAGCTTGTTATCCAGTTGGCAACTTTGTAAAAAGCCTAAGAATTTGTAATTTCTGTAAAGGGGAAGAAGAAGAAGGAATGCCGATTGCAAAAGAATTAAATCGTCGTATTGCTGGAAAGCCTGTTCCATTTACCTTGAAAGTTGCTTATACAGGTTGTCCAATTGGTTGTGGTGAACCTATGTTAAGCGACATCGGTGTTATGAAGATTAGAGACCATTACAATTTGTATGTAGGTGGAAAGGCAAAAGGGAAAGACGCAGAAGTTGGTTCATTGATGTTGGAGAATCTTACTCCGGAAGAATTGTACAATACCGTAGAAAAAATTATTATCGAATATTCAGAACTAGGTAAAAAGCGGGAAGCATTCCATAAATTTTTAAAACGTATGGGTGGAAGTGATTTCTTGAATCGGTATAAAAAGGTTTAA
- a CDS encoding copper resistance D family protein, with product MILVYISETLLYLCFSLLIGSFIIQFIPEQCKPKLVIPKRLIQLSILGIVIFSVASVLRIVLFLYEDIGLGTTLINVLGGFDVGMAWNITVIIGVFFYFFVSVFPVLESKVLSGISLIFTLAFLLALGWASHAASLTEWSGLVFHSLHFLAVIIWVGILLVVGWCSKSQENWLSFLKWFTPLAIVCFITISGTGFLLMTLVIDIREYADSWMVPYGQALLIKHLSIIPVLIFAFINGFWIRHKLKRREQINPIPWLKFESVLLFFTFVSTGILGQQEPPHSIEIMLASSGPSPVFSYFYSGTIDASMSFQFGFNTINILFFIVATIFMVLSIYSFKKRTQAVVPFFMGIFCIISLYFGLISSVI from the coding sequence GTGATTTTGGTTTATATTTCTGAAACTTTATTGTATCTCTGCTTTTCGTTACTTATTGGTTCATTTATAATTCAATTTATACCAGAACAGTGCAAACCTAAGTTAGTTATCCCTAAAAGGTTAATTCAATTATCAATATTAGGGATTGTGATTTTCTCGGTTGCATCTGTATTAAGAATCGTTCTTTTTCTTTATGAAGATATCGGTCTAGGAACTACATTGATAAATGTTCTAGGAGGCTTTGATGTAGGAATGGCCTGGAATATTACAGTCATAATTGGAGTTTTCTTTTATTTTTTTGTTTCAGTATTCCCGGTTTTAGAGAGCAAAGTGCTGTCCGGTATTTCATTAATATTTACTCTTGCCTTTCTGTTAGCATTGGGGTGGGCTAGTCATGCAGCATCATTAACTGAATGGAGTGGACTAGTTTTTCATTCTTTGCATTTTCTAGCCGTTATTATATGGGTTGGGATTTTATTAGTTGTTGGTTGGTGCTCTAAAAGCCAAGAAAATTGGCTCTCATTTCTAAAGTGGTTTACCCCTTTAGCAATCGTTTGTTTTATTACTATTTCAGGAACTGGATTCTTACTAATGACACTGGTTATCGATATTAGGGAGTATGCAGACTCATGGATGGTACCATATGGGCAAGCACTATTAATAAAGCATCTTTCAATTATACCAGTACTAATTTTTGCTTTTATAAATGGATTTTGGATAAGGCATAAGTTGAAACGACGAGAGCAAATTAACCCTATACCATGGTTGAAGTTTGAAAGTGTCCTCCTATTCTTTACGTTTGTTTCAACTGGAATTTTAGGTCAACAGGAGCCCCCACATAGTATCGAGATTATGCTTGCAAGTAGTGGGCCATCGCCTGTTTTCAGTTATTTTTATTCAGGCACCATAGACGCTTCGATGAGTTTTCAATTTGGATTTAACACAATTAATATATTGTTTTTCATTGTTGCCACAATCTTTATGGTGCTAAGCATTTATAGTTTCAAGAAAAGAACGCAAGCAGTTGTTCCTTTTTTCATGGGAATATTCTGCATCATTTCGTTATATTTTGGGTTAATTTCAAGCGTTATATAA
- a CDS encoding metal-sensitive transcriptional regulator, translating to MENSVKDVEGHTGSDEACRKSHHPERVKKDLTSRLNRIEGQIRGIKGMIDKDVYCDDVITQLSATQSALNSVAKILLEGHLKGCVVDRLSEGDEAVLDELVVTIQKLMKK from the coding sequence ATGGAAAACTCAGTGAAAGATGTGGAAGGTCATACTGGATCTGATGAAGCATGCAGGAAAAGTCATCACCCGGAACGTGTAAAGAAAGATTTAACAAGTCGATTAAATCGTATCGAAGGCCAAATTCGAGGAATCAAAGGAATGATAGACAAAGATGTTTATTGTGATGATGTAATTACACAACTCTCTGCCACACAATCTGCATTAAATAGTGTAGCCAAAATTCTTTTAGAAGGTCATCTAAAAGGGTGTGTAGTTGATCGACTTTCAGAAGGTGATGAAGCGGTACTCGACGAATTAGTGGTAACAATTCAAAAGTTAATGAAAAAATAA
- the copZ gene encoding copper chaperone CopZ → MQNVTLNVQGMSCGHCVKAIEGSVGQLEGVNEVKVKLDVAQVEVSFNETQVSIDTIKETIDDQGYDVK, encoded by the coding sequence ATGCAAAATGTAACATTAAATGTACAGGGAATGTCATGTGGGCATTGTGTAAAGGCTATCGAAGGAAGTGTTGGTCAATTAGAAGGAGTTAACGAAGTAAAAGTAAAATTAGATGTTGCACAAGTGGAAGTTTCATTTAATGAAACGCAAGTATCTATTGATACCATTAAAGAAACGATTGATGACCAAGGGTACGATGTAAAATAA
- the asnB gene encoding asparagine synthase (glutamine-hydrolyzing), translating to MCGFVGFIHGSQPMPYKKIMEQMLKTIVHRGPDSEGIYSDDKATLGFRRLSILDLSSAASQPFSSEDGEVVLVFNGEIYNYLELREELKYYGYKFDTTSDTEVLLKGYLHYGIHVLQKLRGMFAFCIWDKKQNFHFIARDPFGIKPLYYTQNTTDNSILFGSEIKSFLPYPKFLKELNVQALRPFLTFQYSALNETFFKGVYKLTPGSYMLVQNDNMQIKSYWSHQLIPSIDTLETHVQNIKETLKESVNKHTISDVKIGSFLSGGVDSSYIAKLLKPDTTYSVGFKGYESMFDETSLAKTLSEELHFENKQKHITADEVFEALPEIQWHMDEPDSNLSSLPLYFLAELASKDVKVVLSGEGADELFGGYEWYKPSEKMEIYKKVPASIRHMLAVVSKAFPSNKYTRFFKNGPKTIENRFIGHAFVWQEDDALELLTEKYHVGPSVWDVVKPYYGRIQGADDATKMQYLDLHVWLPNQILLKADKMSMAHSLELRVPFLDKKVFHVASGIQTDYKITLADTKIALRKAALEELPEEWAKRKKLGFPVPMRHWLREEKYYRKLRQTFEKAYIREFFDQQLLLSYLEEHYEGKENHSRYVWTVYVFCVWYEKYFPENCDLLDWPY from the coding sequence ATGTGTGGATTTGTAGGATTTATTCATGGATCGCAGCCCATGCCATATAAAAAAATTATGGAGCAAATGCTTAAAACAATCGTTCACCGCGGACCAGACAGTGAGGGTATTTACTCAGATGATAAAGCAACATTAGGTTTTCGTCGTCTAAGTATTCTTGATTTAAGTTCAGCTGCTAGCCAACCCTTTTCATCAGAAGATGGAGAAGTAGTGCTCGTTTTTAATGGGGAAATTTATAACTATCTTGAGCTACGGGAAGAACTTAAGTATTACGGCTATAAATTTGATACTACATCGGATACAGAAGTATTATTAAAAGGTTATCTACATTACGGAATACATGTTTTACAAAAGCTACGAGGAATGTTTGCTTTTTGTATTTGGGATAAAAAACAAAATTTTCACTTCATCGCACGTGACCCTTTTGGCATTAAGCCGCTTTATTATACGCAAAATACCACAGACAATTCTATTTTATTCGGCTCTGAAATTAAATCATTTCTTCCGTATCCTAAGTTTCTAAAAGAGTTGAACGTTCAAGCACTACGACCCTTTCTAACGTTTCAATATTCTGCGTTAAATGAAACTTTTTTCAAAGGGGTTTATAAGCTGACACCCGGTTCATATATGCTCGTTCAAAATGACAATATGCAGATTAAATCGTACTGGTCACATCAACTTATACCGTCAATAGATACACTGGAAACACACGTCCAAAACATTAAAGAGACATTAAAAGAATCTGTTAATAAACACACTATTAGTGATGTAAAAATAGGTTCATTTTTATCGGGAGGTGTCGATTCAAGTTATATTGCAAAGCTTTTAAAGCCAGATACTACCTATAGCGTGGGATTTAAAGGTTATGAATCCATGTTTGATGAAACATCTTTAGCAAAAACCTTATCAGAGGAATTGCATTTCGAAAATAAGCAAAAGCATATTACAGCAGATGAAGTGTTTGAGGCCTTACCGGAAATTCAGTGGCATATGGATGAGCCTGATTCTAACCTTTCTTCACTCCCTCTTTACTTTTTAGCAGAGCTGGCGAGTAAAGATGTGAAAGTCGTCCTTTCTGGAGAAGGTGCCGATGAACTATTTGGTGGTTATGAGTGGTATAAACCTTCTGAAAAAATGGAGATTTATAAAAAAGTACCAGCTTCTATACGCCATATGCTTGCAGTGGTTTCAAAAGCTTTTCCATCAAATAAGTATACAAGGTTTTTTAAAAATGGACCTAAAACGATTGAGAATCGTTTTATCGGACATGCATTTGTTTGGCAAGAAGACGATGCACTTGAATTATTAACTGAAAAATACCACGTTGGACCTTCAGTGTGGGATGTTGTTAAGCCCTATTACGGTAGAATACAGGGTGCTGATGATGCTACGAAAATGCAGTACCTTGACCTACATGTATGGCTACCAAATCAGATACTATTAAAAGCAGACAAAATGAGCATGGCCCATTCGCTTGAACTTCGTGTGCCTTTTTTAGATAAAAAAGTCTTTCATGTGGCAAGTGGTATTCAAACAGATTATAAAATAACATTAGCTGATACTAAAATTGCACTCCGAAAGGCTGCTTTAGAGGAATTGCCTGAAGAATGGGCAAAGCGTAAAAAACTTGGCTTCCCCGTTCCAATGCGACATTGGTTGCGTGAAGAAAAATACTATCGCAAGCTAAGACAAACTTTTGAAAAAGCTTATATTCGTGAATTTTTCGACCAACAATTATTACTAAGCTACTTAGAGGAACATTACGAAGGGAAAGAAAATCATTCACGCTACGTTTGGACAGTTTATGTATTTTGTGTATGGTATGAAAAATATTTCCCTGAAAATTGTGATTTACTCGATTGGCCATACTAA
- a CDS encoding TVP38/TMEM64 family protein, translating to MEQLFFDIVQNEKTFAWVYQFLIMVLVSMIPFAPIPVVATFVASNHGFLAGFLINILGTTMGSTLLFLLSKRLLRRIALKYLTNRKYLTKYLKLIKENGFSAVLLGRIVPILPSAGINFIAGISNVRLIHFVTATFLGKLPTILAFTFAGQQIAAGNWYTVLIIAIYLFALFLIGKKIKQQWSK from the coding sequence ATGGAACAATTATTTTTTGACATTGTACAAAATGAAAAAACCTTCGCTTGGGTATATCAATTTTTAATCATGGTGCTTGTTTCAATGATCCCATTTGCACCGATACCAGTAGTCGCTACATTTGTTGCTAGTAATCATGGTTTTCTCGCTGGTTTTCTAATAAATATACTTGGGACAACAATGGGCTCTACCCTTTTATTTTTACTAAGCAAACGTTTGCTACGACGTATTGCACTGAAATATTTAACGAATCGAAAATATTTAACGAAATATCTTAAACTAATTAAAGAAAATGGATTTTCAGCAGTATTACTTGGGCGAATCGTTCCGATTTTACCATCAGCTGGCATCAATTTCATTGCTGGTATTTCAAATGTTCGTCTCATACACTTTGTTACCGCAACCTTTTTAGGGAAATTACCAACTATTCTAGCCTTTACATTCGCAGGGCAACAAATAGCAGCAGGCAACTGGTATACTGTATTAATTATTGCCATTTACTTATTCGCTTTATTTTTAATTGGGAAAAAAATAAAGCAACAGTGGAGTAAATAA
- a CDS encoding heavy metal translocating P-type ATPase, translating into MSTISKEASIQITGMTCAACATRIEKGLNKMEGVEQATVNLALEKSSIKYDPSKLNEADFEKKIEALGYGVVKQKTEFEITGMTCAACATRIEKGLNKMEGVAIANVNLALEKATIEFNPSEVTISEIIAKVEKLGYGAHQKQDEKEQVDHREKHIKDQQRKFIFSAILSLPLLWTMVGHFSFTSFLYVPDFLMNPWIQMILATPVQFIIGKQFYVGAYKALRNGSANMDVLVAMGTSAAYFYSVYQAIVTAGTHHGPHLYFETSAVLITLILLGKLFEAKAKGRSSEAIKKLMGLQAKTAIVVRDGIEKEVPLEEVIIGDIILVKPGEKIPVDGEVIEGASAVDESMLTGESLPVDKKSGDTLYGSTINKNGFIKMTATKVGRDTALAQIIKVVEDAQGSKAPIQRMADQISGIFVPIVVGIAIFSFLVWFIWVQPGEFTPALEVLIAILVIACPCALGLATPTSIMAGSGRAAEFGILFKGGEHLEQTQSIDTVVVDKTGTVTHGKPVLTDVLVVEAQDEEKFLSLIGAAEKQSEHPLAQAIVQGIQGKGIELGNIQYFEAIPGYGVQATVSGQGVIVGTRKLMQQYSIDIQSVLPAMEELERNGKTAMLAGINGKYAGLVAVADTIKDTSQEAIHRLQEMGIKVIMMTGDNERTAQAIGKEVGVDSVIAEVLPEGKAEEVKKLKEQGKKVAMVGDGINDAPALATADIGMAIGTGTDVAMEAADITLIRGDLNSIADAIIMSRKTMRNIKQNLFWAFAYNTIGIPIAAIGLLAPWVAGAAMAFSSVSVVLNALRLQRVKLQK; encoded by the coding sequence GTGAGTACAATATCAAAAGAAGCTAGCATTCAAATTACCGGAATGACGTGTGCTGCATGTGCAACACGGATTGAAAAAGGATTAAATAAAATGGAAGGTGTTGAGCAAGCAACCGTTAACTTAGCACTGGAAAAATCATCGATTAAATATGATCCTTCAAAACTAAATGAAGCTGATTTTGAAAAGAAAATCGAAGCACTTGGTTACGGGGTCGTCAAACAAAAAACGGAATTCGAGATTACTGGAATGACTTGTGCTGCATGTGCGACACGTATAGAAAAGGGATTAAACAAAATGGAAGGTGTTGCAATTGCTAACGTCAATTTAGCACTTGAAAAAGCAACAATTGAATTTAACCCTTCGGAAGTAACTATTTCAGAAATTATTGCAAAGGTAGAAAAGCTAGGTTACGGTGCGCACCAAAAGCAAGATGAAAAAGAACAAGTAGATCACCGAGAAAAGCATATTAAGGATCAACAACGTAAATTTATATTTTCAGCGATTTTATCATTGCCATTATTATGGACGATGGTCGGTCACTTTTCATTTACATCATTCTTGTATGTACCAGATTTCTTAATGAATCCGTGGATTCAAATGATATTAGCAACACCCGTACAATTTATTATCGGGAAGCAGTTCTATGTAGGTGCCTATAAAGCACTTCGAAATGGCAGTGCAAATATGGATGTACTTGTCGCTATGGGGACTTCAGCAGCCTATTTTTATAGTGTATACCAAGCTATTGTAACTGCTGGAACACACCATGGACCACACCTATACTTTGAAACAAGTGCAGTATTAATCACATTAATTCTTTTGGGTAAATTATTTGAAGCAAAGGCAAAAGGTCGTTCATCAGAAGCAATCAAAAAATTAATGGGTCTTCAAGCAAAAACAGCTATTGTCGTACGTGATGGAATTGAAAAAGAAGTACCATTAGAAGAAGTAATAATAGGGGACATTATTTTAGTAAAGCCGGGTGAAAAAATACCTGTTGATGGTGAGGTAATAGAAGGTGCATCTGCTGTTGATGAATCCATGTTAACAGGGGAAAGCTTACCAGTAGATAAAAAGTCAGGTGATACATTATACGGCTCAACCATTAATAAAAATGGTTTTATCAAAATGACAGCAACAAAAGTTGGTCGTGACACTGCGTTAGCCCAGATTATTAAAGTAGTAGAAGATGCACAAGGCTCAAAAGCCCCTATCCAACGTATGGCGGATCAAATTTCAGGTATTTTTGTACCCATTGTAGTAGGGATTGCTATCTTTTCCTTCCTAGTATGGTTCATATGGGTTCAGCCTGGTGAATTTACACCGGCACTTGAAGTATTAATTGCAATCCTGGTGATTGCATGTCCTTGTGCACTTGGTTTAGCAACACCAACTTCCATTATGGCAGGCTCAGGTCGAGCAGCTGAATTTGGTATTTTATTCAAAGGCGGCGAACATTTAGAGCAAACACAAAGCATTGACACAGTAGTAGTGGATAAAACAGGAACTGTAACACATGGTAAACCTGTATTAACAGATGTTTTAGTAGTAGAAGCTCAAGATGAAGAGAAATTTTTATCACTAATAGGTGCAGCAGAAAAACAATCAGAGCATCCATTAGCACAAGCGATTGTTCAAGGGATACAAGGTAAAGGCATTGAACTTGGTAATATTCAATATTTTGAAGCAATTCCGGGTTATGGTGTTCAAGCAACAGTTTCAGGTCAAGGAGTTATTGTTGGCACTCGTAAACTCATGCAGCAATACAGTATTGATATACAATCTGTTCTTCCTGCGATGGAAGAATTAGAACGCAATGGGAAAACAGCTATGTTAGCCGGAATTAATGGCAAATATGCAGGGCTAGTTGCAGTAGCGGATACAATTAAAGATACTTCTCAGGAAGCAATACATCGATTACAAGAAATGGGTATCAAAGTGATTATGATGACAGGCGATAATGAACGAACAGCTCAAGCAATTGGTAAAGAAGTAGGTGTTGATTCAGTTATTGCAGAAGTGCTCCCTGAGGGGAAAGCTGAAGAAGTGAAAAAGCTGAAAGAACAGGGCAAAAAGGTAGCGATGGTTGGTGACGGAATTAATGACGCACCTGCACTTGCAACAGCCGATATAGGAATGGCCATCGGTACAGGTACGGATGTAGCCATGGAAGCTGCAGATATTACACTTATTAGGGGAGATTTAAATAGTATTGCGGATGCAATCATAATGAGTAGAAAAACAATGCGTAATATTAAACAAAACTTATTCTGGGCATTTGCTTATAATACGATTGGAATTCCAATTGCTGCAATAGGGTTACTTGCACCGTGGGTAGCTGGTGCAGCGATGGCATTCAGTTCGGTGTCAGTTGTATTAAACGCTTTACGCTTACAAAGAGTTAAATTACAGAAATAA